Within the Bacillus pumilus genome, the region TGGTGAAAGGGGCGAATACATGACCACGCTGCTTGAAGTGCAGAACTTAAAAACCTATTTTTTTCGAAAAAAAGAAGCGATACCTGCTGTAGACGGCGTTGATTTCAGCATCAACAGAGGAGAAACTGTCGCATTAGTCGGTGAGTCTGGATCTGGTAAAAGCATTACGTCCTTATCCATTATGGGCTTGATTAACGGCACTGGTGGAAGAATTATGGACGGTTCCATCAAGCTTGATGGCAAGGATCTCGTTACATATGGTGAAAAGGAATTATGCAACATTCGTGGTAATGACGTATCGATGATCTTTCAGGAACCCATGACCTCACTTAATCCCGTCCTAACCATCGGGGAACAAATAACAGAAATCCTCATCTATCACAAAAAACTTTCAAAAAAAGAAGCGACGAAAAAAGCGATTGATCTGCTGAAGCTTGTTGGTTTTTCCAGACCGGAACAAATCATCAAAGATTATCCGCACCGTTTATCAGGCGGCATGCGGCAAAGAGTGATGATTGCCATTGCGCTAAGCTGTGATCCGAAGCTTCTCATTGCAGACGAGCCGACAACTGCCCTAGATGTTACGATTCAAGCCCAGGTGCTCACATTGATGAAAGACTTATGCACGACATTTGGTACATCGATTCTCCTCATTACGCATGATCTAGGTGTCGTGTCTGAAGTGGCAGATCGAGTGATTGTCATGTATTGCGGACAGGTTGTTGAAAATGGGACCGTCGAAGAATTATTTGATCAGCCGCTTCATCCTTACACAGAAGGACTACTTGAATCAATTCCTGTCATTGACGGAGACATACAGCCGCTAGCGGCGATAAAAGGGAATGTCCCAGCACCAGATCAACTCCCAGCCGGCTGCCGCTTTGCTCCTAGATGCCCGCAAGTGAAGGAGCGCTGCCTAGGCGAGCTACCTAAGCTGAGGACTTTTGAAAATGGCAGAAGCGTCAGATGCTTCTTATATGAGGAGGCAGCCCAAACATGACCCTTGCTCAAAATCAACCACATGCAACAGATCTAATAGAGAAAGAAACCATTCTTGAACTGAGACAGATTAAAAAATATTTTCCGATTAAAGCAGGCGTCTTTCAGAAGAAAGTCGGTGCAGTCAAAGCTGTTGACGGCATAGATTTGAAGATTTATAAAGGTGAAACGTTAGGCATAGTGGGGGAATCAGGATGCGGTAAATCAACATTAGGCCGGACCATGATTCGTTTATATGAACCAACTGACGGTCAAATCCTTTTTAAAGGGCAAGACATCTCCCGTATATCGGAATCAAAGTTAAGACAATCAACACGAAAAAACATTCAAATGGTTTTTCAAGATCCCTTTGCATCACTCAACCCTAGAAAAACACTTCGAAGCATCATCAAAGAACCCTACAAAACACATCACTTATACTCCTTAAAAGAAAGAAATGAAAAAGTAGAACAGCTTCTATCAAAGGTGGGCCTTCATCCAAGCTTTGCAAATCGCTATCCCCATGAATTTTCTGGCGGGCAGAGGCAGCGAATCGGCATTGCTCGTGCGCTTGCCATGAATCCCGAAATGATTATCGCAGATGAGCCGGTATCAGCACTTGATGTATCCATTCAGGCACAGGTGATTAATCTGATGGAGGAGCTTCAGGAGGAATTTGACCTGACCTATCTGTTTATCTCTCACGACTTAAGTGTGGTCAGGCACATTAGTGATCGAGTCGGCGTGATGTATCTCGGCAAAATGATGGAGCTTGCTGATAAGCACAGCCTGTACGATGAACCGCTCCACCCATATACACAGGCACTGCTTTCTTCAGTCCCTGTTACCCGTAAAAAGGGTCAGGTCAAAAGAGAGCGGATCATGCTTCAAGGCGATCTGCCAAGTCCTGCGAATCCGCCAAAAGGGTGCGTATTCCACACAAGATGTCCGCATGCGAAACAAATCTGTAAAGAAAAAATACCATCATTTCAAGAATTAAAACCAAACCACTTCGTTGCCTGTCACCTTTACGACGCTTAATCGACTTGCATGATTTCATCTTTGAGAGGGGGGATGAAGCGGCATCTGTCGTCATTTTTAAAAAAGGATAGGGGGAATTGTATATGAATAGAAATAGAAAATCCATATTGATCAGTTTATTGCTGATCTTCACGCTCATGCTTGCGGCTTGCTCTAGTGGAAATAAAACCTCTGGAGACAATGAAAAGAAATCCACCGGTAAACCTGTACAGGGCGGAGATCTTGTCATCGGTTCCATTGCAGAACCAACTTTATTTAACTCGCTTTATTCAACAGATGTGGCGAGCTCTGATATTGAAGAAAGAATCTACAGTTTTTTACTTCAGACTGACGGAAAGTTGAACCCTCAGCTATCACTCGCAGAAGATATTAAAGAATCTGATGACGGGAAGCAGTTTGATGTGACCATTAAAAAAGGCGTAAAGTTTCATGATGGTGAGGAACTGACAGCTGATGATGTTGTGTTTACATACAGCATTCCGATCAATAAGGACTACAACGGGGAGCGCGGATCAGGCTTTGAAGTATTAGATTCTGTTAAAAAGACAGGAGATTACTCAATCGAATTCAAGCTCAACAAAAAAGATCCTTATTTCTATAATGTCACACTAGGAAGCTACGGCATTTTGCCCAAGCATATTTTAGGTGATGTGCCTGTAAAGGATCTCGGTGAAAATGAATTTAACCGAAAAAAACCAATCGGTTCAGGTCCATTTAAATTTGCCGAGTGGAAAGAAGGCGACTACGTGAAACTAGAAGCCTTTGACGATTATTGGGATGGACGTCCATACCTTGATACCGTCACAATTAAAACCATTCCTGATCAGAATGCAGCAATTGCCCAGCTTTCAGCAGGTGATATTGATTTCTTTGCTGTTCCGGGAGCAGAGCTGCAAACGGCTGAAAAAATCAGCAACATTAAAATTGAATCTGATCTAGGGCTCAATTATTCATACATTGGCTGGAATCAGAAAAATGAACTCTTTAAAAGTAAAAAAGTGCGCCAGGCGCTCACACATGCCATTGACCGCCAAACGATTGTCGATCAAGTGTTGGATGGAGACGGCAAAGTAGCCAACATTCCAGAGAGCCCGCTGTCATGGAACTATCCAAAGAATGATCGTGTTCCAGTGTTTGAGTTTGATCAAGAAAAAGCGAAAAAAATGCTGAAAGAAGAGGGCTGGGAGGATACAGATGGGGATGGCTATCTTGATAAGGATGGTAAAAAATTCTCCTTTGTCATAAAGACCAACCAAGGAAACAAAGTCCGTGAAGACATTGCTGTCGTTGTCCAGCAGCAGCTCAAGGAAATTGGTGTGGAAGCGAAGCCACAAATTGTGGAATTCAGCGCACTTATTGAACAGACGACACCGCCTAAATGGGATTATGATGCGCTACTGCTCGGCTGGAGCCTTGCGACATTCCCTGACCAATACAGCATCTTCCACTCAAGCCAGTCAGAAAAAGGCTTGAATAACATCTGGTATAAAAATAAAGAGGTCGATAAGCTGTTAGTGGATGCCAAGAATTTAAGTGATCGAAAAGAATATTCAAAGGCATATGAAAAAATTTATGAACTGATTGCAGAAGATCAACCATATACGTTCCTTTACTATGCTAACTCACATCGCGCGATGCCATCTAATCTCCAAGGCTACTCATACCACCCGAAAGATGAGTATTACAAAATCGAGAAATGGTGGATTGAACAGTAGGCTGTTAGTGAAAGAAGAGGAAAGTTCTCTCCTTTAACGTGAAGATAATCCCTTTCATTCCATGTCAGTCAGGCACGTTGGTGCTCACGATGATTACATTCACTGAGCACCAGTTAGATTGAAAGGGTTCCGATATCAAATTGTAATGAAGACAGAGGGCTAAAAGAAAGATCATTTTAGCCCTTTTTCATCACAGTATGGCGATCCGATGAAAAAGGAGTTGTGCATATGGTTACATATATCATTAGAAGGACATTGCTTTCCATTCCCATCTTATTTGGGATTACCATTTTGTCCTTCGCCATTATGAAAGCAGCACCAGGCGATCCAATGTCACTTATGATGGACCCAACCATTAGTGCGGCAGACCGGGAAGCTTTTATTGATAAGTACGGCTTGAACGATCCTGAATATGTGCAGTATATGAAATGGCTTGGCAATATGCTTCAAGGTGACTTTGGCACCTCCATTGTGAAAAAGGGAACGCCCGTGGCTGATTTGATTTTTGCTAGGCTGCCAAATACCCTCATCCTCATGATTTTTTCTACATTAGTCGCCCTGATTATCGCCATCCCATTCGGTGTTCTTTCAGCAAAACGTCCATATACAAAGCTAGACTACGGCATTACAGTTACATCTTTTATCGGACTGGCTATTCCGAATTTTTGGTTTGGACTCATTCTAATTATGGTGTTATCTGTGAATTTAGGATGGTTCCCGACAGGCGGCGTGTCTACCTTAAACACCGATTTTAATCTATTTGACCGGCTCCATCACATCATTTTACCAGCCTTTGTTTTAGCAACCGCTGATATGGCGGGGCTCACGCGGTACACAAGGTCGAGCATGCTTGATGTCATGAGGCAGGATTACATTCGGACCGCAAGAGCGAAAGGCTTTCGAGAAAACAAAGTCATTTTCAAACACGGATTAAGAAATGGTCTTATGCCTGTCATTACAATTTTCGGATTGATGATTCCATCCTTTATTGGCGGCGCAGTCGTGGTGGAACAAATCTTCACTTGGCCAGGATTAGGGAAGTTGTTTATTGATTCTGCCTTTTCGAGAGATTATCCGGTCATTATGGCGATGACTG harbors:
- a CDS encoding ABC transporter ATP-binding protein; the protein is MTTLLEVQNLKTYFFRKKEAIPAVDGVDFSINRGETVALVGESGSGKSITSLSIMGLINGTGGRIMDGSIKLDGKDLVTYGEKELCNIRGNDVSMIFQEPMTSLNPVLTIGEQITEILIYHKKLSKKEATKKAIDLLKLVGFSRPEQIIKDYPHRLSGGMRQRVMIAIALSCDPKLLIADEPTTALDVTIQAQVLTLMKDLCTTFGTSILLITHDLGVVSEVADRVIVMYCGQVVENGTVEELFDQPLHPYTEGLLESIPVIDGDIQPLAAIKGNVPAPDQLPAGCRFAPRCPQVKERCLGELPKLRTFENGRSVRCFLYEEAAQT
- a CDS encoding ABC transporter ATP-binding protein; this encodes MTLAQNQPHATDLIEKETILELRQIKKYFPIKAGVFQKKVGAVKAVDGIDLKIYKGETLGIVGESGCGKSTLGRTMIRLYEPTDGQILFKGQDISRISESKLRQSTRKNIQMVFQDPFASLNPRKTLRSIIKEPYKTHHLYSLKERNEKVEQLLSKVGLHPSFANRYPHEFSGGQRQRIGIARALAMNPEMIIADEPVSALDVSIQAQVINLMEELQEEFDLTYLFISHDLSVVRHISDRVGVMYLGKMMELADKHSLYDEPLHPYTQALLSSVPVTRKKGQVKRERIMLQGDLPSPANPPKGCVFHTRCPHAKQICKEKIPSFQELKPNHFVACHLYDA
- a CDS encoding peptide-binding protein, which produces MNRNRKSILISLLLIFTLMLAACSSGNKTSGDNEKKSTGKPVQGGDLVIGSIAEPTLFNSLYSTDVASSDIEERIYSFLLQTDGKLNPQLSLAEDIKESDDGKQFDVTIKKGVKFHDGEELTADDVVFTYSIPINKDYNGERGSGFEVLDSVKKTGDYSIEFKLNKKDPYFYNVTLGSYGILPKHILGDVPVKDLGENEFNRKKPIGSGPFKFAEWKEGDYVKLEAFDDYWDGRPYLDTVTIKTIPDQNAAIAQLSAGDIDFFAVPGAELQTAEKISNIKIESDLGLNYSYIGWNQKNELFKSKKVRQALTHAIDRQTIVDQVLDGDGKVANIPESPLSWNYPKNDRVPVFEFDQEKAKKMLKEEGWEDTDGDGYLDKDGKKFSFVIKTNQGNKVREDIAVVVQQQLKEIGVEAKPQIVEFSALIEQTTPPKWDYDALLLGWSLATFPDQYSIFHSSQSEKGLNNIWYKNKEVDKLLVDAKNLSDRKEYSKAYEKIYELIAEDQPYTFLYYANSHRAMPSNLQGYSYHPKDEYYKIEKWWIEQ
- a CDS encoding ABC transporter permease, whose translation is MVTYIIRRTLLSIPILFGITILSFAIMKAAPGDPMSLMMDPTISAADREAFIDKYGLNDPEYVQYMKWLGNMLQGDFGTSIVKKGTPVADLIFARLPNTLILMIFSTLVALIIAIPFGVLSAKRPYTKLDYGITVTSFIGLAIPNFWFGLILIMVLSVNLGWFPTGGVSTLNTDFNLFDRLHHIILPAFVLATADMAGLTRYTRSSMLDVMRQDYIRTARAKGFRENKVIFKHGLRNGLMPVITIFGLMIPSFIGGAVVVEQIFTWPGLGKLFIDSAFSRDYPVIMAMTVISAVLVVVGNLIADILYAIVDPRIEY